The following coding sequences are from one Caballeronia sp. SBC1 window:
- the arsH gene encoding arsenical resistance protein ArsH translates to MSSGMPNISHAHVDIPSVDKLAPKSVATHPPRILLLYGSLRPTSYSRLLTLEAERILNHFGAETKVFDPHGLPITDSVPADHPKVAELRALSAWSEGQVWCSPERHGTLTSVFKNQIDWIPLEIGAVRPTQGRTLAVMQVSGGSQSFNAVNALRVLGRWMRMVTVPNQSSVAMAYKEFDASGRMKPSAYYDRVVDVMEELVKFTLLVRDRSSYLTDRYSERRQASPVEATTLAHAAMTHETAAPDDEDVE, encoded by the coding sequence ATGTCATCAGGAATGCCAAACATTAGCCACGCACACGTCGACATTCCGAGTGTCGACAAGCTGGCGCCCAAGTCCGTTGCAACACACCCGCCGCGGATTCTGCTGCTGTATGGTTCGCTGCGCCCCACGTCATACAGCCGCCTCCTGACCCTCGAGGCCGAACGCATCCTTAACCATTTTGGCGCCGAGACAAAAGTCTTCGATCCGCACGGCCTGCCGATCACCGACAGCGTTCCAGCCGATCATCCGAAAGTAGCGGAGCTACGCGCGTTGTCCGCATGGTCGGAAGGACAAGTCTGGTGCAGCCCGGAACGGCATGGAACGCTGACCTCGGTATTCAAGAACCAGATCGACTGGATTCCACTTGAAATCGGCGCAGTGCGACCCACGCAAGGCCGCACACTTGCGGTCATGCAGGTAAGCGGCGGATCGCAGTCGTTCAATGCGGTGAATGCGTTGCGCGTGCTCGGCCGATGGATGCGGATGGTGACGGTTCCGAACCAGTCATCGGTAGCAATGGCCTACAAGGAGTTTGACGCCAGCGGCCGCATGAAACCCTCCGCGTATTACGACCGCGTAGTGGACGTCATGGAGGAACTGGTCAAGTTCACCTTGCTCGTGCGCGATCGTTCGTCTTACCTCACCGATCGCTATAGCGAGCGCAGGCAAGCGTCGCCGGTGGAAGCTACAACGCTCGCACACGCCGCCATGACGCATGAAACCGCCGCGCCGGATGATGAAGACGTGGAGTAG
- a CDS encoding LysR family transcriptional regulator encodes MATVLPEARLLRIFTCVIRHQGFAAAQQELNLSTSAISTYMSQLESLVGVVLCHRGRGGFSLTPKGEEFHQEALRLLGEVEGFERYAAGLRGELRGSIKLGVLDSTVSDKALPLAEIIGAFTREHPALHLHLHVQSPYELQLSVLGNRLDLAIGAFQLRMNGLIHHSLYREQHWLYCSDSHPLFNERQIPQETISQQRMVGRAYWSQTELARHGFKRSEATVDSMEGQLILILSGAFIGFLPEHYAQAWVDKGRLRALAPAAFGYEAPFELIVRRGRSKEPLIQKFRDTLKEHLGR; translated from the coding sequence GTGGCCACTGTTTTACCTGAAGCACGCCTGTTGCGCATTTTTACCTGCGTGATCCGACATCAGGGTTTTGCCGCGGCGCAGCAGGAACTCAATCTGTCCACGTCGGCCATCAGCACGTACATGAGTCAATTGGAGTCGCTGGTGGGCGTGGTCTTGTGTCATCGCGGGCGCGGCGGCTTTAGTTTGACGCCAAAGGGCGAGGAGTTTCATCAGGAAGCGTTGCGGCTGCTTGGCGAGGTTGAGGGTTTCGAGCGTTACGCCGCCGGGCTGCGCGGAGAATTGCGCGGCAGTATCAAGCTTGGCGTACTGGACTCCACGGTCAGCGATAAAGCGTTGCCGCTCGCCGAGATCATTGGTGCATTCACGCGCGAGCATCCGGCGCTGCATTTGCATTTGCATGTGCAAAGCCCGTATGAATTGCAGCTTAGCGTGCTGGGAAACCGCCTTGATCTGGCGATCGGCGCATTTCAGTTGCGCATGAACGGGCTGATCCATCATTCGCTTTATCGCGAGCAGCACTGGTTGTATTGCAGCGACAGCCATCCGCTTTTCAATGAGCGTCAGATCCCGCAGGAAACGATCAGCCAGCAGCGCATGGTCGGGCGCGCCTACTGGAGTCAGACGGAGCTGGCGCGGCATGGATTCAAGCGTAGCGAAGCGACGGTGGACAGTATGGAAGGACAGTTGATCCTGATCTTGTCTGGCGCGTTTATTGGCTTCCTGCCGGAACACTACGCACAGGCCTGGGTCGACAAGGGACGGTTGCGTGCTCTCGCACCGGCAGCGTTCGGCTATGAGGCACCGTTTGAGTTGATCGTCAGGCGCGGTCGTTCGAAGGAACCTTTGATTCAGAAATTCCGCGATACGTTGAAGGAACATCTCGGGCGCTGA
- a CDS encoding GNAT family N-acetyltransferase has protein sequence MSQADCQFEIVSDEDSFQALQHEWDDLWSSAHGQYGQSFSVCWLAWQHVAKPRGRRLSCIVHRENGQLVMVWPLVTYRRLLWTYLCPLSPEAGDYTRVLVADSPAAPALIAGAWQTAVKRCGADFIKLPYVDEGSELHAVASRERHVMIAARTVAAFAKLRDETEWDTFCKTLGTMSGKKPGALERRLSKEGQLTVRLTDPGNAPENAALVEWILARKRAWGDRVGKRGEWLDSSHYRDFLVNLLCPANGRAMARLFVVTLDGAPVAATVVGVGTTCVDGLIASFDARFARFGPGSIVVEHVIKWAFDQRLNVDFGVGAERFKAYWSRNNITGAWSGQIANSRWGVLAFRSKKTVRAIARWVARLRGLLAGRRDGASTFAASDPSGKRSLDLPMNPS, from the coding sequence ATGAGCCAGGCGGATTGTCAGTTTGAGATCGTGAGCGATGAAGACAGCTTTCAGGCTTTACAGCACGAATGGGATGATCTCTGGTCGAGCGCGCACGGTCAGTATGGCCAGTCGTTCAGCGTGTGCTGGCTGGCCTGGCAACATGTCGCCAAGCCGCGCGGCAGACGCCTCTCCTGCATCGTGCATCGCGAGAACGGGCAACTTGTCATGGTCTGGCCGCTCGTGACGTACCGCCGGCTCCTGTGGACTTATCTCTGCCCCTTGAGCCCTGAAGCCGGCGATTACACAAGAGTGCTGGTCGCCGATAGCCCCGCCGCCCCGGCTCTGATTGCAGGCGCGTGGCAGACGGCGGTGAAGCGTTGCGGTGCCGATTTCATCAAGCTGCCGTACGTGGATGAAGGCTCTGAACTGCATGCGGTCGCCTCGCGCGAACGCCATGTGATGATCGCTGCGCGCACCGTCGCCGCGTTTGCAAAGCTCCGTGACGAGACCGAATGGGACACGTTTTGCAAGACGCTGGGCACGATGAGCGGGAAAAAACCGGGTGCGCTCGAACGCCGCTTGTCGAAGGAGGGTCAGCTTACAGTGCGCCTGACGGATCCCGGCAACGCCCCCGAGAACGCGGCGCTAGTCGAGTGGATTCTGGCGCGCAAACGCGCGTGGGGCGATCGGGTCGGTAAAAGAGGCGAGTGGCTCGACTCGTCGCACTACCGGGATTTTCTCGTCAACCTCCTCTGTCCGGCCAACGGACGCGCGATGGCCCGTCTGTTCGTGGTCACCCTGGATGGCGCGCCGGTCGCGGCCACGGTGGTCGGCGTGGGCACGACTTGCGTCGACGGCCTGATTGCCAGTTTCGACGCCCGGTTTGCCAGGTTCGGTCCCGGTTCAATCGTTGTTGAACACGTCATCAAATGGGCGTTCGATCAACGCCTGAATGTAGATTTCGGCGTGGGTGCCGAACGCTTCAAAGCCTATTGGAGCCGCAACAATATTACCGGGGCGTGGAGCGGGCAGATTGCCAATTCGCGCTGGGGCGTGCTCGCTTTTCGCAGCAAAAAAACCGTGCGGGCGATAGCACGGTGGGTGGCTCGGTTAAGGGGCTTGTTAGCGGGACGAAGGGATGGCGCCTCGACCTTCGCCGCCAGCGATCCCAGCGGTAAGCGCTCACTCGATCTCCCGATGAATCCGTCCTGA
- the blaOXA gene encoding class D beta-lactamase, whose translation MKLIYSRCLALTVLALGLAASTAQARTICTAVADAATGKLVVQQGNCSERVTPASTFKIAISLMGYDSGFLKDAFTPALPFRAGYPDWGGAEWRQPTDPSRWIKYSVVWFSQQVTQSLGQARFQQYVDSFQYGNKDVSGDPGKHNGLTRAWIGSSLKISPLEEVVFLEKLVNRQLPVTPHAFDMTSQITEISQLPDGWDIHGKTGTGFPHHPDGSDDKAHGYGWFVGWATKGSKTYVFARLIQDEKPEPGAAGLRARAAFMKELPSLLNSFAS comes from the coding sequence ATGAAATTGATTTATTCGCGATGTCTTGCATTGACTGTCCTGGCATTAGGACTAGCTGCTTCAACCGCCCAGGCCAGGACTATATGCACAGCAGTCGCCGATGCCGCGACGGGCAAGCTAGTTGTGCAGCAAGGCAACTGCAGCGAGCGTGTCACGCCTGCATCCACGTTCAAGATCGCCATCAGCCTGATGGGTTACGACTCTGGCTTCCTTAAAGACGCCTTCACCCCGGCCTTGCCGTTTCGCGCTGGCTACCCAGATTGGGGCGGTGCCGAATGGCGTCAACCGACAGACCCGTCGCGCTGGATCAAATACTCGGTGGTCTGGTTTTCGCAGCAAGTGACGCAGTCCCTTGGACAAGCGCGTTTTCAGCAGTATGTCGATTCGTTCCAGTATGGGAACAAGGACGTCTCGGGCGACCCCGGCAAGCACAATGGCCTCACTCGTGCATGGATTGGCTCCTCGTTGAAGATTTCTCCTCTGGAGGAGGTCGTGTTCCTCGAGAAGCTGGTGAACCGGCAACTGCCCGTTACCCCGCATGCATTCGACATGACGAGTCAGATCACGGAGATCAGCCAGCTTCCTGACGGATGGGACATCCACGGCAAGACCGGTACGGGGTTTCCTCACCACCCCGATGGTTCGGACGATAAAGCGCACGGCTATGGCTGGTTCGTCGGCTGGGCTACAAAGGGGAGCAAGACCTACGTATTTGCGCGCCTGATTCAGGACGAGAAACCGGAGCCGGGTGCAGCGGGGCTGCGAGCCCGCGCTGCATTCATGAAGGAGCTGCCCTCTCTCCTGAACTCATTCGCTAGCTGA
- the speB gene encoding agmatinase has protein sequence MEKIFHQPLGGNEMPRFGGIATMMRLPHLTSAAGLDAAFIGVPLDIGASLRPGTRFGPRGIRAESVLIRPYNMATGAAPFDSLSVADIGDVAINTFNLLDAVRIIEESYDRIVEQGVVPLTLGGDHTITLPILRALHRKHGKIGLVHVDAHADVNDHMFGEKIAHGTTFRRAVEEGLLDCERVVQIGLRAQGYTADDFNWSRRQGFRVVQAEECWHKSLEPLMAEVRAKVAGGPVYLSFDIDGIDPAWAPGTGTPEIGGLTTIQGMEIIRGCHGLDLIGCDLVEVSPPYDTSGNTSLLGANLLYEMLCVLPGVKRR, from the coding sequence ATGGAAAAGATCTTTCACCAACCGCTCGGCGGTAATGAAATGCCGCGCTTTGGCGGTATTGCCACGATGATGCGTTTGCCGCATCTCACCTCGGCCGCTGGCCTGGACGCTGCGTTTATTGGCGTCCCGCTGGACATTGGCGCGTCCTTGCGTCCCGGTACCCGATTTGGCCCGCGCGGGATTCGCGCCGAGTCCGTCCTGATCCGGCCTTACAACATGGCGACCGGCGCCGCTCCGTTCGACTCGCTTTCGGTGGCTGATATTGGCGACGTGGCCATCAACACCTTCAATCTGCTGGACGCGGTGCGGATCATCGAAGAGTCGTACGACCGCATTGTCGAGCAGGGCGTGGTGCCGCTGACTCTCGGCGGCGATCATACGATCACGCTGCCAATCCTGCGCGCGTTGCATCGCAAGCATGGCAAGATTGGCCTCGTCCATGTTGATGCTCACGCCGATGTCAACGACCACATGTTCGGCGAGAAGATCGCCCACGGCACGACCTTCCGGCGCGCGGTGGAGGAGGGCTTGCTCGATTGCGAGCGTGTGGTGCAAATCGGACTGCGCGCCCAAGGTTATACCGCTGATGACTTCAACTGGAGCCGTCGGCAAGGCTTTCGCGTGGTGCAGGCGGAAGAGTGCTGGCACAAGTCGCTCGAGCCCCTGATGGCTGAGGTCCGCGCCAAGGTGGCGGGCGGTCCGGTGTACCTGAGCTTTGACATTGATGGTATTGATCCAGCGTGGGCACCGGGCACGGGCACGCCCGAGATTGGCGGGTTGACGACGATTCAAGGCATGGAGATCATCCGTGGTTGTCATGGGCTGGACCTGATCGGATGCGATCTGGTCGAAGTGTCGCCGCCTTATGATACGAGCGGGAACACGTCGCTGCTGGGAGCAAACCTGCTTTATGAAATGCTGTGCGTGCTGCCGGGCGTGAAGCGTCGCTAA
- a CDS encoding helix-turn-helix transcriptional regulator: protein MNSNTVVRALGALAHESRLAIFRALVVAGPEGLAAGDIAQQLGVSPSGLSFHLKDLSYAGLVNARQDGRFIFYSANFDAMSGLIGFLTENCCEGGTCSVSAPSKRSR, encoded by the coding sequence ATGAACTCAAACACCGTAGTTCGCGCGCTGGGCGCGCTCGCGCATGAGTCGCGCCTGGCCATTTTCCGCGCACTGGTCGTGGCGGGTCCCGAGGGTCTCGCGGCCGGCGACATTGCTCAGCAACTCGGCGTCTCGCCGTCGGGTCTTTCGTTTCATTTGAAAGACCTTTCATACGCAGGTCTGGTCAACGCGCGGCAAGACGGCCGCTTCATTTTCTACTCAGCAAACTTCGACGCCATGAGCGGACTCATTGGCTTCCTTACCGAAAATTGCTGCGAAGGCGGCACGTGTTCGGTGAGTGCGCCCTCGAAACGCTCCCGCTGA
- a CDS encoding FAD-binding oxidoreductase codes for MSDPPRPPGMPEPDFQQALTAFRAIAGQNAVLVGDGAAQPYLDPFAPGDAHAYEASAIVLVSNVEQLRAVLGVANRYGVPLWSVSTGRNFAYGGASPRLSGSVVLDLQRMNRIIEINETLGYALVEPGVSYYDLYQALQARGISLWLDPPAAGWGSVVGNTLERGFGTTSYGDHAAMQCGMEVMLANGEIVRTGMGAMNGNQDWQVFKAGFGPSYDAMFMQSNFGIVTKLGIWLMPKPEGYMLCLYKFRHDADLESIVETLRPLKLDDTIQSNAIIESAVRWAAGVSTRKQWYQGAGAMPDTAIETMARKLGIGRWNLRFCLYGPEALVKARRDVIHQRFSSIANAELIESPYTYTHANVEPEGGGNRSQVGIPNLDAFNLLNWPGGSGAHIDFSPICAPLGRDAVRQYRMIRNQAAHYGFDYYGGFTAGPRSMHHIFAAIFNRDDPVQARNAGELLKTLINDFGAAGCGQYRTHLAFMDLAASQYDFNNHALMRMSESIKDALDPNGILSPGKQGIWPRNIKERD; via the coding sequence ATGAGCGATCCGCCGCGTCCTCCCGGGATGCCGGAGCCTGATTTCCAGCAGGCGCTTACCGCATTCAGGGCGATCGCGGGCCAGAACGCCGTTCTCGTGGGAGACGGTGCGGCGCAGCCGTATCTGGATCCGTTCGCGCCAGGCGACGCGCACGCTTACGAAGCGTCGGCCATTGTGCTGGTGTCGAATGTCGAGCAGCTTCGCGCTGTGCTCGGCGTGGCGAATCGGTACGGCGTACCCTTGTGGAGTGTATCGACCGGACGCAACTTCGCTTATGGCGGCGCATCTCCCCGACTTAGCGGCAGCGTCGTGCTGGACTTGCAGCGCATGAACCGCATCATCGAGATCAATGAGACGCTCGGTTATGCGCTGGTCGAACCGGGTGTCAGCTACTACGATCTTTATCAGGCACTTCAAGCGCGAGGCATCAGCTTGTGGCTTGATCCGCCGGCCGCCGGCTGGGGCAGCGTTGTTGGCAATACGCTGGAGCGCGGCTTCGGCACAACCTCATACGGCGATCACGCTGCCATGCAGTGCGGAATGGAAGTCATGCTGGCGAACGGCGAGATCGTACGCACCGGCATGGGCGCAATGAACGGCAATCAGGACTGGCAGGTATTCAAGGCGGGTTTCGGTCCCTCCTACGATGCCATGTTCATGCAGTCGAATTTTGGCATTGTCACCAAACTCGGCATCTGGTTGATGCCGAAGCCCGAAGGCTACATGCTGTGCCTTTATAAGTTCAGACACGACGCCGATCTTGAGAGCATTGTCGAGACGCTGCGGCCCCTGAAACTCGACGACACAATACAGAGCAATGCCATCATCGAAAGCGCGGTGCGGTGGGCCGCCGGCGTGTCGACGCGCAAGCAGTGGTATCAAGGTGCGGGCGCCATGCCCGATACGGCTATAGAGACCATGGCGCGTAAGCTCGGCATAGGCCGCTGGAATCTTCGCTTCTGCCTGTATGGCCCCGAGGCACTGGTGAAAGCGCGTCGCGATGTGATACATCAGCGCTTCTCATCCATCGCCAACGCCGAGTTGATCGAGTCGCCCTATACCTATACCCATGCCAATGTTGAACCCGAAGGCGGCGGCAATCGCAGCCAGGTCGGCATTCCCAATCTCGACGCATTCAACTTGCTCAACTGGCCCGGCGGCTCCGGCGCGCACATCGATTTCTCGCCCATCTGTGCGCCGCTTGGCCGCGACGCGGTCCGGCAATATCGAATGATCAGGAACCAGGCAGCGCACTATGGCTTTGACTATTACGGCGGTTTTACGGCCGGCCCGCGCAGCATGCATCACATCTTTGCGGCAATCTTTAATCGTGACGATCCGGTGCAAGCGCGTAACGCGGGCGAGCTGCTCAAGACGTTGATCAACGACTTCGGTGCGGCTGGTTGTGGTCAATATAGAACCCACCTCGCCTTCATGGATCTTGCCGCGTCCCAATATGATTTCAACAATCACGCGTTGATGCGCATGAGCGAGAGCATCAAGGACGCGCTCGATCCAAACGGCATTTTGTCGCCGGGAAAACAAGGTATCTGGCCCAGGAATATCAAGGAGCGCGACTGA
- a CDS encoding class II aldolase/adducin family protein, with amino-acid sequence METTTTPMLAAEQKVREDLAALYRLMAHFRMTDMIDTHITARLPGSKPAFLINRYGVLFHEMRASDLVKIDYEGKVIDERARDTPELFTVNEAGFTIHSAVHMAREDIAFVVHTHTAAGTAVSAQEQGLLPISQHALKFYGKLGYHDYEGIALDLGERARLVADLGPHKAMILRNHGLLAGGPTAAHVFHEIYFLERACQAQVQALAGGVQLRIPPAHVRELTARQFDSEGADTIIELAWQAALRLIADDLPDYRS; translated from the coding sequence ATGGAAACGACTACTACGCCCATGTTGGCGGCCGAACAAAAGGTTCGCGAGGATCTGGCGGCGTTGTATCGGCTGATGGCGCATTTCCGTATGACGGACATGATCGACACGCACATTACTGCGCGTTTGCCCGGCTCGAAACCAGCGTTCCTGATTAACCGATACGGCGTGTTGTTCCACGAAATGCGCGCGTCGGACCTTGTGAAGATCGACTACGAGGGGAAGGTGATCGACGAGCGTGCACGCGATACGCCTGAGCTCTTTACCGTCAATGAGGCCGGCTTTACGATCCACTCGGCGGTTCATATGGCGCGCGAGGACATTGCTTTCGTCGTGCATACGCATACGGCGGCGGGGACCGCCGTGTCGGCGCAAGAGCAAGGGCTTTTGCCTATCAGTCAGCATGCGCTGAAGTTCTACGGCAAGCTGGGTTATCACGACTATGAAGGCATCGCGCTCGACCTGGGTGAACGCGCGCGTCTCGTTGCCGATCTCGGCCCGCACAAGGCGATGATCCTGCGCAATCACGGTCTGCTCGCTGGCGGTCCGACCGCTGCGCACGTGTTTCACGAGATCTATTTTCTCGAGCGCGCTTGCCAGGCGCAGGTGCAGGCGCTGGCCGGAGGCGTGCAATTGCGGATTCCGCCGGCTCATGTCCGCGAACTCACCGCGCGGCAGTTCGACTCGGAAGGTGCGGACACCATCATTGAACTGGCATGGCAAGCGGCGCTACGTCTGATAGCCGACGACCTTCCCGACTACCGGTCCTGA
- a CDS encoding ABC transporter substrate-binding protein — protein MNNTLARRSACGLVTAAILSFTASAAHAAADSVKLGFITDLSGLYSDSDGQGGLEAVRMAIDDFGGKVNGKPIELLYGDHQNKADIAASKVREWIDRDGVNGIIGGTNSATALATNQIAAEKKIPYINVGAGVDALTNEQCTPYTVHYAYDTVALANGTGQAVTKQGGKTWYFLTADYAFGKALEKTTSEVVKANGGQVLGAVRHPLSASDFSSFLLQAQASKAQVLGLANAGGDTINSIKAAKEFGLTKSMKIAALLIFLTDIHSLGLETAQGLLATDSWYWNKDAETRKWAQRYFAKMKKMPTSLQAADYSATTTYLKAVQAAGSTDSTKVMEQLHKMKIDDMYAKGYIRPDGTMIHDMYLMQVKKPSESKEPWDFYTITATIPGEQAFGSKAISRCALWK, from the coding sequence ATGAACAACACACTCGCCCGACGCTCTGCGTGCGGCCTCGTTACGGCAGCCATCCTGAGCTTCACCGCGAGCGCGGCGCATGCAGCGGCGGACTCAGTCAAGCTCGGCTTCATTACAGACCTTTCAGGGCTCTACTCCGACTCCGATGGCCAGGGAGGTCTTGAAGCAGTCCGTATGGCGATCGACGACTTCGGTGGCAAGGTGAACGGCAAGCCTATCGAACTGCTGTATGGCGATCACCAGAACAAGGCGGACATTGCGGCGTCCAAGGTACGCGAGTGGATCGACCGGGATGGCGTCAACGGGATCATCGGCGGCACGAATTCGGCCACCGCGCTCGCGACCAACCAGATTGCCGCTGAAAAGAAGATTCCGTACATCAACGTGGGCGCGGGTGTTGATGCACTGACCAACGAGCAATGCACGCCTTACACGGTCCATTACGCCTACGATACCGTCGCGCTCGCCAACGGCACCGGCCAGGCGGTGACGAAGCAAGGCGGCAAGACCTGGTACTTCCTCACCGCCGACTATGCATTTGGCAAGGCGCTGGAAAAGACCACGTCGGAGGTCGTGAAGGCGAACGGCGGGCAGGTGCTGGGAGCAGTGCGGCATCCGTTATCGGCATCGGATTTCTCGTCGTTCCTGTTGCAGGCGCAAGCGTCGAAGGCACAGGTCCTGGGCCTTGCAAACGCGGGTGGCGACACCATCAACTCGATCAAGGCCGCAAAGGAATTCGGCCTGACCAAGTCAATGAAGATTGCCGCCCTGCTGATCTTTCTCACCGACATCCACAGCCTCGGACTTGAGACCGCCCAAGGTCTGCTCGCGACCGATAGCTGGTACTGGAACAAGGACGCCGAGACCCGCAAATGGGCGCAGCGCTATTTCGCCAAGATGAAGAAGATGCCGACCAGCTTGCAGGCGGCGGACTATTCGGCGACGACCACTTACCTGAAGGCGGTGCAGGCCGCGGGTTCGACCGACAGCACGAAGGTGATGGAGCAACTGCACAAGATGAAGATAGATGACATGTACGCCAAGGGTTACATCCGGCCCGACGGCACCATGATTCACGACATGTATCTGATGCAGGTGAAGAAACCCTCGGAGTCCAAGGAGCCTTGGGACTTCTACACGATCACCGCGACCATACCCGGCGAACAGGCTTTCGGATCCAAAGCCATATCGCGTTGCGCGTTGTGGAAGTGA
- the arsC gene encoding arsenate reductase (glutaredoxin) (This arsenate reductase requires both glutathione and glutaredoxin to convert arsenate to arsenite, after which the efflux transporter formed by ArsA and ArsB can extrude the arsenite from the cell, providing resistance.) yields MAITIYHNPACGTSRNTLALIRHAGIEPEVIEYLKTPPSRDTLSSMIKDAELSVRQAIREKEKLFAELGLADTSLTDEQLLDAMLAHPVLINRPFVITPAGTRLCRPSELLLEILPEAQKGPFSKEDGEVVIDGKGNRVR; encoded by the coding sequence ATGGCCATCACGATTTACCATAACCCCGCTTGTGGCACGTCGCGCAATACCCTGGCGCTGATCCGTCATGCCGGCATTGAACCGGAAGTGATCGAGTACCTCAAGACGCCGCCCAGTCGCGACACGCTATCCAGCATGATCAAGGATGCGGAGCTGAGCGTCCGGCAAGCGATCAGGGAGAAAGAGAAGCTGTTCGCGGAGCTCGGTCTCGCCGACACCTCGTTGACGGACGAACAATTGCTGGACGCCATGCTGGCGCACCCTGTCCTTATCAACCGCCCGTTCGTGATCACACCCGCAGGCACGCGTTTATGCAGGCCCTCCGAACTGCTGCTGGAGATCTTGCCCGAGGCGCAGAAAGGACCTTTCAGCAAGGAAGATGGCGAGGTCGTGATCGACGGCAAAGGCAACCGGGTTCGCTAA